One region of Halomonas huangheensis genomic DNA includes:
- a CDS encoding AEC family transporter, with product MIAELIAVMAPVVAGAGLGFIWIRRGMDYPVAFVTRLVFNIGTPALVIASLSGAEIDASSFGRTMLATALVLISMGAVSFGLAKLLRRDWRVLLAPTMYPNTGNMGLPVVLYAFGEAGFAYGITVMVTVSLFQFTLGTMLASRGNPLKSLIKTPTVYAILISMVLLLTDTELPLWLDNSVDLISGFTVPLMLITLGVSLASIQVRNLRSGISFSLIRIPVAVGVAWLIGHWLELPAMALAVLMLQMSMPVAVFNYLFAQKAQREPAYVASLVFCSTLLSLIYLPLLLAFLMSGRI from the coding sequence ATGATTGCTGAACTGATTGCCGTCATGGCGCCGGTGGTGGCCGGTGCGGGCCTCGGGTTCATCTGGATTCGCCGTGGTATGGATTATCCGGTCGCCTTTGTGACACGGCTGGTCTTCAATATCGGTACCCCGGCATTGGTCATCGCCTCGCTCTCGGGCGCGGAAATCGATGCCTCCAGCTTCGGTCGTACCATGCTGGCCACCGCGCTGGTGCTGATAAGCATGGGGGCCGTATCCTTCGGCCTTGCCAAACTACTGCGCCGCGACTGGCGCGTGCTACTGGCCCCGACCATGTACCCCAATACCGGTAACATGGGCCTGCCGGTCGTGCTGTACGCCTTTGGCGAGGCCGGCTTCGCCTACGGTATCACCGTAATGGTCACGGTATCTCTGTTCCAGTTTACTCTTGGCACCATGCTGGCCAGCCGTGGCAATCCGCTGAAGTCGCTGATCAAGACCCCGACCGTCTACGCGATCCTGATCTCCATGGTGCTGCTGCTCACCGACACCGAATTGCCACTGTGGCTGGACAACAGTGTCGATCTGATCTCGGGCTTTACCGTGCCGCTGATGCTGATCACCCTTGGCGTCTCGCTGGCCAGCATTCAGGTCAGGAACCTGCGCTCCGGGATCAGTTTCAGCCTGATCCGCATTCCGGTAGCAGTAGGTGTTGCCTGGCTGATCGGACATTGGCTTGAACTGCCTGCGATGGCGCTGGCGGTACTGATGCTGCAGATGAGCATGCCGGTGGCGGTGTTCAACTACCTGTTCGCCCAGAAGGCACAGCGCGAACCGGCCTATGTCGCCAGTCTGGTATTCTGTTCGACTCTGCTGTCGCTTATCTACCTGCCCCTGCTGCTGGCATTCTTGATGAGCGGCAGAATCTGA
- a CDS encoding PQQ-dependent sugar dehydrogenase has protein sequence MAMRLVLSLQVRSLQVRSLRTTMTLIGIVTLGLSSMACAANEEADSEETVLSEDYRLSIETIEDGLSHPWSLAFLPDERMLISERGGRLLLLDSGQPDSAQSDSLQPDSVQLRPLAGMPQVSARGQGGLFDIALHPNFGDGEHDWLYFSWARPGSDSNRDATALSRIWFDGQQLGRIEHLFIHNRPADSSRHYGGRLLWLSDSTLLMSIGERGERDRAQHTQDHAGSLVRLDEDGNLLPAAVTGAADGIHSMGHRNPQGLAMAADGTLWSTEHGPRTGDELNLITAGANYGWPEVSLGREYVSFLPVGDSSAPGMQDPAHVFEGRFAPSGLAVVASPLFPAWQGDLLAGGLSSEQLVRLDIDAQRVKGQEVLIDGQVGRIRDVRQGPDGAIYLLTDEDPGKLLRLFPSDI, from the coding sequence ATGGCCATGCGACTGGTGCTGTCTCTCCAGGTACGTTCTCTCCAGGTACGTTCTCTCCGCACAACAATGACCCTGATCGGCATCGTGACTCTGGGGCTGTCCAGCATGGCTTGTGCTGCCAACGAAGAGGCTGACAGCGAAGAAACGGTGCTCAGCGAAGACTATCGTCTATCCATAGAAACCATCGAAGATGGATTGTCCCATCCCTGGTCGCTGGCATTTCTGCCAGATGAGCGAATGCTGATCAGCGAGCGAGGAGGCAGGTTGTTGTTGCTGGATTCCGGACAACCCGACTCAGCACAGTCCGATTCACTCCAGCCCGATTCTGTCCAACTGCGCCCACTGGCGGGTATGCCCCAGGTGTCAGCCAGAGGCCAGGGCGGGCTCTTCGATATCGCCCTCCACCCGAACTTCGGTGACGGCGAGCACGACTGGTTGTATTTCAGTTGGGCACGTCCGGGCAGCGACTCGAACCGCGATGCTACCGCCCTCTCGCGCATCTGGTTTGACGGCCAACAACTGGGCCGCATCGAACATCTGTTCATCCACAATCGACCAGCAGACTCCAGCCGCCATTATGGCGGGCGTCTGCTATGGCTCAGTGACAGCACACTGCTGATGTCGATTGGCGAGCGCGGTGAGCGTGATCGCGCCCAGCATACCCAGGATCATGCCGGCAGCCTGGTACGCCTGGACGAAGACGGCAACCTTCTGCCCGCAGCTGTTACTGGTGCCGCTGACGGTATCCATTCCATGGGACATCGCAACCCACAGGGTTTGGCGATGGCTGCCGATGGCACGCTGTGGTCCACGGAACATGGCCCGCGCACTGGCGATGAGCTCAACCTGATAACTGCCGGAGCCAATTATGGCTGGCCGGAGGTGAGCCTGGGGAGAGAATACGTAAGCTTTCTGCCGGTGGGTGACTCCAGTGCTCCCGGCATGCAGGACCCAGCACATGTCTTCGAGGGACGCTTCGCCCCCTCAGGTCTGGCCGTGGTTGCCAGCCCCCTATTCCCCGCATGGCAGGGCGATCTATTGGCTGGAGGCTTATCCAGCGAACAGCTGGTCCGCCTCGATATTGACGCTCAACGAGTCAAAGGCCAGGAAGTGTTGATTGATGGACAGGTCGGGCGCATTCGCGATGTTCGTCAGGGGCCGGATGGTGCTATTTATCTACTCACCGACGAGGATCCTGGCAAGCTGCTCCGCCTATTCCCCTCCGATATATGA
- a CDS encoding BCCT family transporter codes for MDKNAPQDSPSASEGVPAPDGPANLIDTDYVIGQDNISAKPFGLDVDLHGKVFAVSSLTILVFVILTLALQDQAEPFFNSIFSWLTGNLSWVFLLGGNIFVLVCLGIVLSPLGKVRIGGAEANPDFSYAGWFAMLFAAGMGIGLMFYGVSEPMTHFSTALGGTTMGEDGIRTDWAPLGGAAGDEQAAMSLGMAATIFHWGLHPWAAYAIVGLSLAIFAYNKGLPLTMRSVFYPVLGERIWGWPGHVIDILAVFATLFGLSTSLGLGASQAAAGLNYLFDVPNDNMTMVLLICGITAIALCSVVAGVEKGVQRLSQVNMVLAFLLLIFVIFVGPTLAIATGFFQNLFSYAKELPALSNPFGREDANFSQGWTAFYWAWWISWSPFVGMFIARVSRGRTVREFLIAVLLVPTLVSVLWMTAFGGTAIDQFISNSFTGVQDAALELKLFAMLGELPLASITSFIGIVLVIVFFVTSSDSGSLVIDSITAGGKVDAPKPQRIFWAIIEGAIAIALLLGGGLTALQAASVSTGLPFTIVLLVACYAIVKALMSEPKAV; via the coding sequence ATGGATAAGAATGCGCCCCAGGATAGTCCCTCCGCTTCGGAGGGTGTACCGGCTCCAGATGGGCCGGCCAATCTAATCGATACCGACTACGTCATCGGCCAGGACAATATTTCCGCCAAGCCGTTCGGCCTTGACGTTGACCTGCATGGCAAGGTTTTTGCGGTTTCCTCTCTAACCATTCTGGTCTTCGTGATTCTGACACTGGCCCTGCAGGACCAGGCTGAACCCTTCTTCAACAGCATCTTCAGTTGGTTGACCGGTAACCTTTCCTGGGTATTCCTGCTGGGTGGGAATATCTTCGTACTGGTATGCCTGGGTATCGTTCTTTCACCGCTGGGCAAAGTGCGTATCGGCGGCGCTGAGGCCAACCCCGATTTCAGCTATGCCGGCTGGTTCGCGATGTTGTTCGCAGCAGGCATGGGTATCGGCTTGATGTTCTACGGTGTGTCCGAGCCGATGACTCACTTCTCCACGGCGCTCGGCGGCACGACCATGGGCGAAGATGGCATTCGTACCGACTGGGCGCCACTGGGAGGTGCCGCTGGGGATGAGCAGGCAGCCATGTCTCTGGGTATGGCAGCAACCATCTTCCATTGGGGCCTACATCCCTGGGCAGCGTACGCCATTGTTGGCCTGTCACTGGCAATCTTTGCCTACAACAAGGGGCTGCCGCTGACCATGCGCTCGGTGTTCTACCCGGTTCTGGGTGAACGTATCTGGGGCTGGCCGGGCCATGTCATCGACATCCTTGCGGTGTTCGCTACTCTTTTCGGTCTGTCCACCTCACTGGGGCTGGGTGCATCTCAGGCCGCAGCAGGTCTCAACTACCTGTTCGATGTCCCCAACGACAACATGACCATGGTATTGCTGATCTGCGGTATCACCGCCATTGCACTGTGCTCAGTCGTCGCGGGTGTCGAGAAGGGTGTGCAACGTCTATCGCAGGTCAACATGGTATTGGCATTCCTGCTGCTGATATTCGTGATCTTCGTCGGCCCGACTCTGGCGATCGCCACCGGGTTCTTCCAGAACCTGTTCAGTTACGCCAAGGAACTGCCGGCACTTTCCAACCCCTTCGGTCGTGAAGATGCCAACTTCAGCCAGGGCTGGACAGCCTTCTACTGGGCCTGGTGGATCTCCTGGTCACCGTTCGTCGGCATGTTCATTGCGCGTGTCAGCCGTGGCCGCACCGTACGCGAGTTCCTGATTGCTGTACTGCTGGTTCCGACGCTGGTATCCGTGCTGTGGATGACCGCCTTCGGCGGCACCGCGATCGACCAGTTCATCTCCAACAGCTTTACCGGTGTCCAGGATGCTGCGCTCGAACTTAAATTGTTCGCGATGCTGGGTGAACTACCGCTGGCCAGTATCACCTCGTTCATCGGTATCGTGCTGGTGATCGTGTTCTTCGTGACCTCCTCGGACTCCGGCTCGTTGGTTATCGACTCCATCACCGCCGGCGGCAAGGTTGATGCACCCAAGCCACAGCGCATCTTCTGGGCGATCATCGAAGGCGCCATCGCTATTGCCCTGCTGCTGGGTGGCGGTCTGACAGCGCTTCAGGCGGCCTCGGTCTCGACCGGCCTGCCGTTCACCATCGTCCTGCTGGTGGCTTGCTATGCCATCGTCAAGGCGCTGATGAGTGAACCGAAGGCGGTATAA
- a CDS encoding 3'-5' exonuclease, which yields MPLIRPKTRSATDWHDYLVQRRQQTQVGALEDFFAGADLSPILPVAEAPLMALDLETTGLDPRRDEIVSIGIVPFSLSRIRVSERRYWVVRPRRSLSAKSVTFHRITHADIEGAPRIEEVLDEVFKALSGHLLVVHYRHIERAFLDTASRKAWQETLSFPVIDTMSLEARIHRQSWLARLRRWSGRPPASIRLHDSRIRYGLPHYHGHHALTDALATAELLQAQVASNYAPETPIGMLWS from the coding sequence ATGCCGTTGATTCGCCCGAAGACGCGTTCGGCTACCGATTGGCACGACTATCTCGTTCAACGGCGTCAGCAGACTCAGGTCGGTGCGCTGGAGGATTTCTTTGCCGGTGCCGATCTCTCACCGATTCTACCGGTTGCCGAGGCGCCACTGATGGCGCTGGATCTGGAAACTACAGGCCTTGACCCCCGACGCGACGAGATAGTATCGATCGGTATTGTTCCCTTCTCGTTATCGCGTATACGGGTTTCAGAACGTCGCTATTGGGTGGTGCGTCCACGTCGCTCCCTGAGTGCAAAATCGGTGACTTTCCACCGCATTACTCATGCGGATATCGAGGGAGCTCCTCGTATCGAAGAGGTGCTGGACGAAGTGTTCAAGGCGCTGTCGGGGCACTTGTTGGTGGTGCATTACCGACATATCGAGCGTGCCTTTCTGGATACCGCCTCGCGTAAGGCCTGGCAGGAAACACTCAGCTTTCCAGTGATTGACACCATGTCTCTGGAGGCTCGCATCCATCGCCAATCCTGGCTGGCGCGGCTGAGGCGCTGGTCGGGCCGTCCACCCGCCTCGATTCGCCTGCATGACAGCCGCATCCGTTATGGCCTGCCGCATTATCACGGCCACCACGCACTTACCGATGCGCTGGCAACCGCGGAACTGTTGCAGGCACAGGTGGCCAGTAACTATGCCCCGGAGACACCCATCGGGATGCTGTGGAGTTGA
- a CDS encoding DUF294 nucleotidyltransferase-like domain-containing protein, which yields MEAELLEIGQHLGRFAPFDTLSEELLDEVASHVEVSYFKADSMILELDAMQTDLCYIRSGAVEVTRRNGELYNLLGEGDIFGHFSLMRHNKVRFPARAMEDTLIYFISEPMFQKLCDESDSFSDFVEVERPRLESTFEGQRRDNDMMATRVRKLVNRYPVMIEANATVQQAAQQLTEFQASAVLVLDEPGDQPRYSIKDSEGKVWQIIGILTDTDFRKRVVGEGLSPSTLVKEVVRRRLIAVQSDESVQEAMLCMLRNNIHHLPVMHRRAPVGIVHLSDIIRHETQSSLYLVNSIFDQPSAECLARMAPDVQAAFVRMVQDGADSQMIGKALSTIGRSFTRRLLELAEEELGPPPVPYCFMALGSMARNEQSIVTDQDNALVLSDRFDPAAHDEYFLELARRVSDGLATCGYSYCKGDIMATNPLWRQPLAVWKKYFHDWIEQPSPEGLLRSSIFFDLDAVYGDNSLVEELQDLVAEVAPQHKRFLSAMARNALGRTPPLGFFRTFVMEKDGKHNNSINLKRRGTAPMVDLIRIHAMACGSRAQNTFERLDDIDRTQLLAPGVSDKLRYAMEFLSMSRIRHQVIDLEHEQVPDNNIEPENVSRSERHHLKDAFQALSNAQKFLKFRYPLSQR from the coding sequence ATGGAAGCGGAGCTGCTGGAAATTGGCCAGCACCTGGGGCGCTTTGCCCCATTTGATACCCTGTCCGAGGAGTTGCTCGACGAGGTCGCCAGCCATGTAGAGGTCAGCTACTTCAAGGCTGACTCGATGATTCTCGAACTCGATGCGATGCAGACGGATCTCTGTTACATCCGCAGCGGTGCCGTAGAGGTAACACGCCGCAATGGCGAACTCTACAACCTGCTGGGCGAAGGAGACATCTTCGGTCACTTCAGCTTGATGCGTCACAACAAGGTTCGCTTTCCTGCTCGTGCCATGGAAGACACGCTGATCTATTTCATTTCCGAGCCGATGTTCCAGAAGCTCTGTGATGAAAGCGACTCCTTCTCTGACTTCGTTGAGGTGGAGCGTCCGCGTCTCGAGTCCACTTTCGAGGGGCAGCGACGCGACAACGATATGATGGCGACGCGGGTGCGCAAGCTGGTCAACCGTTATCCGGTGATGATCGAGGCCAATGCCACGGTGCAGCAGGCGGCCCAGCAGCTTACTGAATTTCAGGCATCGGCGGTGCTGGTACTTGATGAGCCGGGCGACCAGCCGCGCTACAGCATCAAGGACAGTGAGGGCAAGGTCTGGCAGATCATCGGTATCCTCACTGATACGGACTTTCGCAAGCGTGTGGTAGGGGAAGGTTTGTCTCCGAGTACCCTGGTCAAGGAGGTAGTACGCCGCCGGCTCATCGCGGTACAGTCGGATGAGTCTGTGCAGGAAGCCATGCTCTGCATGTTACGCAACAACATTCATCATCTACCCGTGATGCACCGTCGTGCTCCAGTAGGTATCGTGCACCTCTCCGACATCATTCGTCACGAAACCCAGAGTAGTCTTTATCTGGTCAACAGCATCTTCGACCAACCTTCCGCCGAGTGTCTGGCACGCATGGCGCCGGATGTGCAGGCTGCCTTCGTACGCATGGTCCAGGATGGTGCCGATTCGCAAATGATCGGCAAGGCACTGTCGACCATTGGGCGCAGCTTTACTCGACGCCTGCTCGAACTGGCCGAGGAAGAGTTGGGGCCACCGCCCGTGCCGTACTGCTTCATGGCGCTGGGGTCGATGGCGCGCAACGAGCAGAGTATTGTCACCGACCAGGATAATGCGCTGGTGCTGTCGGATCGTTTTGATCCTGCCGCGCACGACGAATACTTCCTCGAACTGGCCAGGCGGGTCAGTGATGGACTGGCAACCTGCGGGTACAGCTACTGCAAGGGCGATATCATGGCCACCAATCCGCTCTGGCGTCAGCCGCTGGCGGTGTGGAAGAAGTATTTCCATGACTGGATTGAACAGCCATCGCCCGAGGGGCTGCTGCGCAGTTCGATCTTCTTCGACCTGGACGCCGTCTATGGCGATAATTCTCTGGTCGAGGAGTTGCAGGATCTGGTGGCGGAGGTGGCTCCCCAGCACAAGCGCTTCTTGTCTGCGATGGCTCGTAATGCTCTTGGTCGCACCCCTCCTCTAGGGTTCTTCCGTACCTTCGTGATGGAGAAGGACGGCAAGCACAACAATTCGATCAACCTCAAGCGCCGAGGTACTGCGCCGATGGTTGACCTGATTCGTATCCATGCCATGGCTTGCGGTTCACGTGCCCAGAACACTTTCGAGCGACTCGACGATATCGATCGTACGCAATTATTGGCACCGGGTGTCAGTGACAAACTGCGCTATGCCATGGAATTTCTGTCGATGTCGCGCATCCGCCATCAGGTCATCGACCTCGAGCATGAGCAGGTGCCGGACAACAACATCGAACCGGAGAATGTCTCGAGGAGCGAGCGACACCACCTCAAGGATGCTTTCCAGGCATTGAGCAACGCCCAGAAATTTCTCAAATTTCGCTATCCGCTCAGCCAGAGGTAG
- a CDS encoding DUF4168 domain-containing protein: MQRFTALLSAALLSAGLMSATAHAQDAATAPATGAGAGAGAEAPVQAQNFSDGDLQKFADASKEIATISQDYTTRLQEADGQEAQQEVRVEANEKMVDAVRNSGLEVETFNAIGQAVQQDPEMMKRVQEMAQS; encoded by the coding sequence ATGCAACGATTCACCGCTCTGCTTTCTGCCGCACTTCTGTCCGCTGGCCTGATGAGCGCTACCGCTCATGCCCAGGACGCAGCCACCGCTCCGGCTACCGGCGCTGGTGCGGGTGCTGGTGCAGAGGCGCCTGTACAGGCACAGAACTTCTCTGACGGTGATCTGCAGAAGTTCGCCGATGCATCCAAGGAGATCGCTACGATTTCTCAGGATTACACGACTCGTCTGCAGGAAGCAGATGGTCAGGAAGCTCAGCAGGAAGTACGCGTCGAGGCCAACGAAAAGATGGTTGATGCTGTACGCAACAGCGGCCTTGAAGTGGAAACCTTCAATGCTATTGGTCAGGCAGTCCAACAGGACCCTGAGATGATGAAACGTGTTCAGGAGATGGCGCAGTCCTGA
- a CDS encoding TRAP transporter large permease subunit, translating into MNLQINFILPHWMYWLVLALLPLLVMLLVDRSFRRGATVSGGDTTEVPGGSSEADYRPPGNVLTSVIDRISGFFGRYVAYWSLIAPFIFTYEVVLRYAFNSPTNWAHESMTLMFGMQYLLAGAYALREGGHVRVDILYQRARPVNRAALDLATSIFFLLFTLALLASGWLFFSQSVSDKWLFGASYANEVSFTEWAIQYYPVKFMLFLGALLLLLQGLAQLIRDFQSYLHFRRQHDGSRGFSSLMVGMAVLLAVWMAFEIVNIVTTDYDSLALSIEYSLERVGIGSLTLLMFGTLMVVLVAGLPLAFVTGGLGVLFLYLVGGQNMLNLMPSRIFPMMTNYQLSAIPLFIFMASVLEKAGIIEELFDAVYKWMGGLKAGLAIATIIASTLLAAMVGVIGAAVVTMGLIALPAMLRRNYNPEIAIGSIMAGGTLGILIPPSILAIIYGVIAQQSVGELYLGSLLPGLMLAGMYALYCWLRGTFNPRMAPPMPVEDRVSTTEKLRLLRNMLAPIVLVILVLGIIFTGVATPVEAAGIGTFGALIVAALHRRLTWPNLHAACMTTLVATAMVMWIIFGASIFVGFYILQGGQTFVQELISGAGLGPYAVLALMMLLLIALGMFLDWVGILLLAVPIFVPLIQGLEFSGVWGLPGVAPEDVSLWFGVIYLVNMQMSFLSPPFGYALFYIKGVCPPSITMAQIFRSSIPFLALQALGLVLVILFPVLVTWLPNLAYG; encoded by the coding sequence ATGAACCTGCAGATCAATTTCATTCTGCCGCACTGGATGTACTGGTTGGTGCTGGCACTCCTGCCGCTTTTGGTCATGCTACTGGTGGACCGAAGTTTCCGTCGCGGCGCTACGGTCAGTGGGGGGGATACCACTGAGGTCCCGGGGGGCTCAAGTGAGGCTGACTACCGGCCGCCCGGTAATGTGCTGACCTCCGTTATTGATCGGATATCGGGTTTTTTCGGACGTTATGTGGCCTATTGGTCGCTGATCGCTCCCTTCATATTCACCTACGAAGTGGTGCTGCGTTACGCCTTCAATTCGCCTACCAATTGGGCGCATGAGTCGATGACGCTGATGTTCGGTATGCAGTACCTGCTGGCAGGTGCCTATGCGCTGCGCGAGGGCGGGCATGTGCGGGTCGATATCCTCTATCAGCGTGCCAGGCCAGTGAATCGCGCAGCTCTGGATCTTGCCACCTCGATCTTCTTCCTGTTGTTTACCCTGGCGTTGTTGGCCAGTGGTTGGTTGTTCTTCTCTCAGTCGGTCAGCGATAAATGGTTGTTTGGCGCCAGTTACGCCAACGAAGTCTCCTTCACTGAGTGGGCGATACAGTACTACCCAGTGAAGTTCATGCTGTTCCTGGGTGCATTGTTGTTGTTATTGCAGGGGCTGGCGCAACTGATCCGCGACTTTCAGAGTTATCTGCACTTTCGTCGTCAGCATGACGGCAGTCGTGGTTTTTCTTCGCTGATGGTGGGGATGGCGGTACTACTTGCCGTCTGGATGGCGTTCGAGATCGTCAATATCGTGACCACCGACTACGACAGTCTTGCACTGAGCATCGAGTACAGTCTGGAGCGCGTCGGGATCGGTTCTCTAACCCTGCTGATGTTCGGCACTTTGATGGTTGTATTGGTCGCTGGGTTGCCGTTGGCCTTTGTCACTGGTGGGCTGGGTGTACTGTTCCTGTATCTGGTCGGTGGCCAGAATATGCTCAACCTGATGCCGTCGCGCATCTTCCCGATGATGACCAACTACCAACTGTCGGCTATTCCGCTGTTCATCTTCATGGCATCGGTACTCGAGAAGGCGGGAATCATCGAGGAGCTGTTTGATGCCGTCTACAAGTGGATGGGGGGACTCAAGGCTGGCCTGGCCATCGCCACTATTATCGCCTCGACACTATTGGCGGCCATGGTGGGGGTGATTGGAGCTGCGGTAGTGACCATGGGGTTGATTGCATTGCCGGCAATGCTCCGGCGCAACTATAACCCCGAGATTGCCATCGGCTCGATCATGGCTGGTGGGACGCTCGGCATTCTGATTCCACCCTCGATTCTGGCCATTATCTACGGTGTTATTGCCCAGCAATCGGTGGGGGAACTGTATCTCGGCTCCCTGCTTCCAGGGTTGATGCTGGCGGGGATGTACGCACTTTATTGCTGGTTGAGAGGTACTTTCAATCCTCGCATGGCACCACCAATGCCTGTCGAGGATCGAGTGTCAACGACCGAGAAATTACGTCTGCTACGTAATATGCTGGCGCCCATCGTGTTGGTGATCCTGGTGCTGGGAATCATCTTTACCGGTGTGGCGACACCCGTGGAAGCCGCGGGCATCGGGACCTTCGGTGCGTTGATTGTGGCGGCACTGCATCGTCGACTGACATGGCCCAACCTGCACGCCGCCTGCATGACCACCCTGGTGGCCACGGCAATGGTCATGTGGATTATCTTCGGCGCCAGTATTTTCGTCGGTTTCTACATCCTGCAGGGCGGACAGACCTTCGTGCAGGAGCTGATCTCCGGTGCAGGGCTTGGCCCATATGCGGTACTGGCGTTGATGATGCTGTTGCTGATCGCACTGGGGATGTTCCTCGATTGGGTGGGAATTCTGCTGTTGGCCGTACCGATTTTCGTTCCCTTGATCCAGGGGCTGGAGTTCAGCGGAGTATGGGGCCTGCCAGGGGTGGCGCCGGAGGATGTGTCTCTGTGGTTCGGGGTCATTTATCTGGTCAACATGCAGATGTCCTTTCTGAGTCCACCGTTCGGCTATGCGCTGTTCTATATCAAGGGCGTTTGTCCGCCATCCATTACAATGGCACAGATTTTTCGCTCTTCGATCCCGTTCCTCGCGTTGCAGGCGCTGGGGTTGGTGCTGGTGATCCTGTTTCCGGTACTGGTCACCTGGCTACCCAATCTGGCCTATGGTTGA
- the dctP gene encoding TRAP transporter substrate-binding protein DctP — protein MTTTDNNTSEAPRKNETGRRRFLKAAAIGSAAAVAAPWVVNAQAQQGIRIRMQSSWQPGTTGYRIFEEWANGIVEATSGEVSIEPFPAGAVAGDFEVADAVRNGVLDGQNWFTVYWPGKMPAGVFLTAYPMGLSVPHQWDMMFGAYGGFGIAKDLYRKQGQELLGYVHHDLNLIHSKVPLRSFDDFEGVKIRMPGGIVAETFAKIGARTTLLPGSEVYPALEKGTIDAADYTGAAVNFELGFWQVTDYIIMGPPSTPCLHQAVDLMDISVNRRAFERMSTQVQDLMHDLVAAYSRTHYAAIQKANAEAWPKYREKGVEIIHLSENDAERFREAAIPLWFEWANKDEDASKLFRAHLNTMLDPAVALVTEEDIQGYELNA, from the coding sequence ATGACAACAACAGACAACAATACCAGTGAGGCACCCCGCAAGAACGAGACAGGACGCCGGCGCTTTCTCAAGGCAGCCGCTATTGGCTCCGCGGCCGCTGTGGCTGCTCCCTGGGTGGTCAATGCCCAGGCCCAGCAAGGTATTCGCATCCGCATGCAGTCATCGTGGCAACCGGGAACTACGGGGTATCGTATTTTCGAGGAATGGGCCAATGGCATTGTCGAAGCGACCAGCGGTGAGGTCAGCATCGAGCCCTTCCCGGCTGGAGCCGTAGCAGGGGATTTTGAAGTCGCCGATGCGGTGCGCAATGGTGTACTCGATGGGCAGAACTGGTTCACCGTGTATTGGCCCGGCAAGATGCCCGCGGGAGTATTTCTCACTGCCTATCCCATGGGACTGTCGGTGCCGCATCAATGGGACATGATGTTCGGTGCCTACGGAGGGTTCGGCATCGCCAAGGATCTCTATCGCAAGCAGGGGCAAGAGCTACTTGGCTATGTGCACCATGATCTCAACCTGATCCACTCCAAGGTGCCTCTGCGCAGCTTCGATGATTTCGAAGGCGTCAAGATTCGCATGCCTGGCGGCATTGTCGCCGAGACTTTTGCCAAGATCGGTGCTCGCACTACTCTGCTGCCCGGTTCCGAGGTTTATCCGGCGCTTGAGAAGGGCACCATCGATGCTGCAGATTACACCGGTGCGGCAGTCAACTTTGAGCTGGGATTCTGGCAGGTGACTGACTACATCATCATGGGCCCACCTTCGACACCCTGTTTACACCAGGCCGTCGATCTCATGGATATCTCGGTTAACCGTCGTGCTTTCGAGCGAATGTCGACCCAGGTCCAGGATCTGATGCACGACCTGGTGGCAGCTTATTCCCGTACCCACTACGCGGCGATCCAGAAGGCCAACGCTGAGGCCTGGCCCAAGTATCGAGAGAAGGGCGTTGAAATCATCCATCTCTCGGAGAATGATGCGGAGCGATTCCGTGAAGCGGCGATACCTCTGTGGTTTGAGTGGGCCAACAAGGACGAGGATGCTTCAAAGCTGTTCCGGGCTCACCTCAACACCATGCTGGATCCGGCAGTGGCGCTAGTGACCGAGGAAGATATCCAGGGCTACGAACTCAATGCCTGA